Proteins encoded together in one Shewanella acanthi window:
- a CDS encoding multidrug efflux RND transporter permease subunit: MWLSDVSVKRPVVAIVLSLLLCVFGFVSFTKLSIREMPDVESPVVTVSTSYSGASAAIMESQITQTLEDELTGISGIDEITSTTRNGSSRITVKFLLGWNLTEGVSDVRDAVARAQRRLPEDANDPVVSKDNGSGEPSVYVNLSSSVMDRTQLTDYAQRVLEDRFSLISGVSSISISGGLYKVMYVKLRPEQMAGRNVTVTDIINALRKENVETPGGQVRNDTTVMSVRTKRLYYTPKDFDYLVIRTASDGTPIYLKDVADVAVGAQNENSTFKSDGIVNLSLGVITQSDANPLVVAQEVHKEVDRIQDFLPEGTSLVVDFDSTVFIDRSINEVYNTLYVTGALVVLVLYIFIGQARATLIPAVTVPVSLISAFIAANMFGYSINLLTLMALILAIGLVVDDAIVVVENIFHHIERGEEPLLAAYKGTREVGFAVVATTAVLVMVFLPISFMEGMVGLLFTEFSVMLAVSVLFSSLIALTLTPVLSSKLLKANVKPNRFNRWVDDGFVAMERVYRAAVTKAIRFRFLAPLVILACVGGSALLMQRVPSQLAPQEDRGVLYAFVKGAEGTSYNRMTANMDIVEDRLMPLLGQGVLRSFSVQAPAFGGRAGDQTGFVIMQLEDWEHRSASAQEALGIVSKALKDIPDVMVRPMMPGFRGQSSEPVQFVLGGSDYAELFKWAQVLKEEANASPLMEGADLDYAETTPELIVTVDKERAAELGISVDEVSQTLEVMLGGRKETTYVDRGEEYDVYLRGDENSFNNVGDLSQIYMRSAKGELVTLDTVTHIEEVASAQKLSHTNKQKSITLKANLSRGYTLGEALQFLDNKAIELLPKDISIGYTGESKDFKENQSSILIVFGLALLVAYLVLAAQFESFINPLVVMFTVPMGVFGGFLGLLITSQGINIYSQIGMIMLIGMVTKNGILIVEFANQLRDRGLALDKAIIDASTRRLRPILMTAFTTLVGAVPLIFSSGAGSESRIAVGTVVFFGMAFATFVTLFVIPAMYRLISGATHSPGYVEAKLEAAIKAQELAIQQLAAQKQSSQQSNTVVESQN; the protein is encoded by the coding sequence ATGTGGCTATCCGATGTTTCTGTTAAGCGCCCCGTCGTTGCCATCGTTTTAAGCTTACTCTTGTGTGTTTTCGGTTTCGTGTCTTTCACTAAACTGTCAATAAGGGAAATGCCCGACGTCGAAAGCCCTGTGGTCACTGTTAGTACTAGCTATTCTGGCGCCTCGGCGGCCATTATGGAAAGTCAAATCACTCAAACCCTGGAGGATGAACTCACGGGGATCAGTGGTATCGATGAAATCACCTCAACTACCCGTAATGGGAGCTCGCGGATCACGGTTAAATTCCTCCTCGGTTGGAATTTAACCGAAGGGGTCAGTGATGTGCGTGACGCTGTAGCTCGCGCCCAGCGCCGTCTGCCGGAGGATGCGAACGATCCAGTGGTCTCTAAGGACAATGGTTCGGGCGAGCCGTCGGTCTACGTGAATTTAAGCTCCAGCGTGATGGATAGAACGCAGCTGACCGACTATGCCCAAAGGGTTTTGGAAGACAGATTCAGCCTTATCAGCGGCGTAAGCTCCATCAGTATCTCTGGTGGGCTCTACAAGGTGATGTACGTAAAGCTTAGACCCGAGCAAATGGCGGGCCGCAATGTGACAGTGACCGACATCATCAATGCCCTGCGTAAGGAAAACGTCGAAACCCCTGGCGGCCAAGTACGTAACGACACCACTGTGATGTCGGTGCGCACAAAACGCCTCTATTACACCCCAAAGGATTTCGATTACCTAGTTATTCGCACCGCCAGCGACGGCACGCCAATTTACCTTAAAGACGTGGCCGATGTGGCCGTGGGCGCCCAGAACGAAAACTCGACCTTTAAAAGTGACGGCATCGTTAACTTAAGCCTTGGAGTCATCACCCAGTCCGATGCCAACCCGTTAGTGGTGGCGCAGGAAGTGCATAAAGAAGTCGATAGAATTCAAGACTTTTTGCCTGAGGGCACCAGCCTAGTCGTGGACTTTGACTCCACCGTATTTATCGACCGCTCAATCAACGAGGTCTATAACACCCTCTATGTCACGGGCGCACTCGTGGTATTGGTGCTGTATATTTTTATTGGTCAGGCACGGGCCACACTCATCCCCGCCGTGACGGTTCCTGTGTCGTTAATTTCAGCCTTTATCGCCGCCAACATGTTTGGCTACTCGATTAACCTGCTCACCTTAATGGCATTAATTCTTGCAATTGGCTTAGTCGTCGACGATGCGATTGTGGTGGTGGAAAACATCTTCCATCATATTGAGCGTGGCGAGGAACCACTACTTGCCGCCTACAAAGGGACCCGCGAAGTGGGCTTTGCGGTGGTTGCGACCACGGCGGTACTGGTGATGGTGTTCCTGCCCATCTCCTTTATGGAGGGCATGGTCGGTCTGCTGTTCACCGAGTTTTCTGTGATGCTCGCAGTGTCAGTACTTTTCTCATCATTAATTGCATTAACCCTAACGCCAGTGCTAAGCAGTAAACTGCTTAAGGCCAACGTCAAACCCAATCGCTTTAATCGCTGGGTCGACGATGGCTTTGTTGCCATGGAAAGGGTGTACCGCGCTGCGGTGACTAAGGCGATTCGATTTAGATTCCTAGCCCCCTTGGTCATCCTCGCCTGTGTCGGTGGTAGCGCATTGTTAATGCAGCGCGTCCCTTCACAACTTGCGCCGCAGGAAGACAGAGGCGTGCTCTACGCCTTTGTGAAAGGCGCTGAAGGCACCAGTTATAACCGCATGACAGCCAACATGGATATTGTTGAGGACCGCCTAATGCCACTTCTTGGCCAAGGCGTTCTACGTTCATTCAGTGTGCAGGCGCCCGCCTTTGGTGGCCGCGCGGGCGACCAAACAGGCTTTGTGATCATGCAATTAGAGGACTGGGAACATCGCTCGGCGAGTGCCCAAGAAGCCCTCGGAATTGTCAGTAAGGCGCTCAAGGATATCCCCGATGTGATGGTGCGTCCTATGATGCCAGGCTTTAGGGGGCAATCGAGCGAGCCTGTGCAATTCGTCCTTGGTGGCTCAGATTACGCCGAGCTATTCAAATGGGCGCAGGTATTAAAAGAGGAAGCCAATGCCAGCCCTCTGATGGAAGGTGCGGATCTCGATTACGCCGAAACCACACCTGAACTTATCGTCACCGTCGATAAAGAGCGCGCCGCAGAACTGGGCATTAGCGTGGATGAAGTCTCGCAAACCTTAGAGGTTATGCTGGGGGGTCGTAAGGAGACCACCTATGTCGATCGCGGCGAAGAGTACGATGTGTACCTGCGTGGCGATGAAAATAGCTTTAATAACGTGGGCGACTTAAGCCAGATTTATATGCGTTCGGCTAAGGGTGAATTAGTCACATTAGACACTGTGACCCATATTGAGGAAGTGGCCTCGGCACAAAAACTCAGCCACACCAACAAACAAAAGTCGATCACCTTAAAAGCCAACCTCAGCAGAGGTTACACTTTGGGAGAAGCGCTCCAGTTTTTGGATAACAAGGCAATTGAGTTACTGCCAAAGGATATTTCCATCGGGTATACCGGTGAATCTAAAGACTTTAAGGAAAACCAAAGCAGCATTCTTATCGTCTTTGGCTTAGCTCTATTAGTGGCTTACTTAGTATTAGCAGCGCAGTTCGAAAGCTTTATTAACCCCTTAGTGGTGATGTTTACTGTACCTATGGGGGTATTTGGTGGCTTCTTAGGTCTACTTATCACCAGTCAAGGCATCAACATCTACAGCCAGATTGGTATGATCATGTTGATTGGTATGGTGACCAAAAACGGTATCTTAATCGTTGAATTTGCTAACCAATTACGTGACCGAGGTTTAGCGCTGGATAAGGCGATTATTGATGCCTCGACCCGCCGTTTACGGCCGATTTTGATGACGGCGTTTACCACCTTAGTGGGTGCAGTGCCCTTGATTTTCTCATCGGGTGCGGGATCAGAGAGCCGTATCGCCGTGGGTACTGTAGTGTTCTTCGGAATGGCGTTTGCGACCTTCGTGACCCTGTTTGTGATCCCAGCCATGTATCGGCTTATTTCGGGCGCGACTCACTCTCCGGGTTATGTTGAAGCGAAACTCGAAGCGGCTATCAAGGCTCAAGAATTAGCGATTCAGCAGTTAGCAGCCCAAAAACAGTCAAGCCAACAATCAAACACTGTTGTAGAGTCGCAAAACTAA
- a CDS encoding efflux RND transporter periplasmic adaptor subunit: MKKTIIAIAFIAIAATAVSYSDLLHAAKPEVEPRFMRTVPVVTGEVVEHPLAQSISLIGKLAAERAVVIAPQVTGKITRVAVTSNQAVKQGQVLIELDDMKAQAAVAEARAYLNDESRKLREFEKLITKNAITQTEIDAQKASVDMAAARLASAEADLHYHSLTAPFAGKTGLINFSEGKMVSIGTELMTLDDLSSMRVDLQVPEHFLSQLSIGMDVSAVSRAWPDETFIGKVVAIDPRVNEETLNLKVRVQFENAKNRLKPGMMMSATLTFPPIAAPIVPVQALEYSGTKRYVYVVGADEIAHRTEVILGARVGDQVLIDSGLKIGDKVVVQGLVNMRDGLKINEVRLDVKNDSNAPGSQSGRNSAETK; the protein is encoded by the coding sequence ATGAAAAAAACCATCATTGCCATCGCCTTTATTGCGATAGCGGCCACCGCAGTCAGTTACAGTGATTTATTACACGCAGCCAAACCCGAGGTCGAGCCTCGTTTTATGCGCACAGTTCCTGTTGTTACAGGTGAAGTAGTTGAGCATCCACTCGCGCAGTCAATTTCATTAATTGGTAAACTTGCAGCGGAGCGCGCCGTGGTTATCGCGCCTCAAGTGACCGGAAAAATTACTCGCGTCGCAGTGACCTCTAACCAAGCAGTCAAACAAGGGCAAGTGTTGATTGAACTCGATGATATGAAAGCCCAAGCCGCGGTTGCCGAGGCGCGAGCCTACTTAAATGATGAAAGCCGTAAGCTGCGCGAATTCGAAAAGCTCATCACCAAAAATGCCATCACCCAAACCGAAATCGATGCCCAAAAGGCTAGCGTCGATATGGCGGCCGCACGTTTAGCCTCAGCAGAAGCTGACCTACATTACCATTCTCTAACGGCCCCCTTTGCCGGCAAAACTGGCCTGATCAATTTTAGCGAAGGTAAGATGGTCAGTATTGGCACGGAACTGATGACCTTAGACGACCTCTCCAGCATGCGTGTCGATCTGCAAGTCCCAGAGCACTTTCTATCGCAACTTAGCATCGGTATGGATGTCTCAGCCGTGAGCCGCGCCTGGCCTGATGAAACCTTTATCGGCAAAGTGGTAGCCATCGACCCAAGGGTTAACGAAGAAACCCTCAACCTTAAGGTTAGGGTGCAGTTTGAGAATGCCAAAAACCGCCTAAAACCTGGGATGATGATGTCAGCCACCCTCACCTTCCCGCCAATTGCCGCGCCCATTGTACCAGTACAAGCACTCGAATATTCGGGCACTAAACGCTATGTCTACGTGGTTGGCGCAGACGAGATAGCCCATCGCACCGAAGTGATTTTGGGCGCACGCGTGGGCGACCAAGTGCTTATCGACAGCGGTCTTAAGATTGGCGATAAAGTGGTGGTACAGGGACTTGTGAATATGCGCGACGGCCTAAAAATCAATGAAGTCCGCCTCGATGTAAAAAATGACAGCAATGCTCCCGGCAGCCAATCTGGCCGCAACAGCGCGGAGACCAAATAA
- a CDS encoding metallophosphoesterase, translating into MPTLLKKIASCILNKTEHGASVKFPLRSFSLALLLAQSTGVNAADKINDGPYVFLDKERENTAFWVCDDKLKQTPIIEHQLKRPEDCAKLAEPKLHSQAPIVEADTYSNVGMIVALSDVHGQFDVMINLLKAHRVIDANNRWAFGDGHMVMTGDMFDRGHQVNEVLWFLYELDKQAEAAGGKLHLLMGNHEQMVFRGDVRYVNDRYQTSANLLNRSYDALYNKGTEIGRWLRTKNTLVKINNLLFMHGGISPEWLERKLDISTANQLFREHLDDSKEELKQNELLNFLFFKNGPTWYRGYFKDELKDNEVDNILNYFNVEHIVVGHTSQERVLGLFNNKIIAIDSSIKDGKSGELLLIKGKSFSRGLYQGEQRTL; encoded by the coding sequence ATGCCCACTCTTCTGAAAAAAATAGCGAGTTGTATCCTAAATAAGACAGAGCATGGCGCATCCGTTAAATTTCCCCTTCGCAGCTTTAGCCTTGCCCTCCTTCTCGCGCAATCTACTGGAGTGAATGCCGCGGATAAGATTAACGATGGCCCCTATGTATTTTTGGATAAAGAGCGCGAAAACACCGCCTTCTGGGTATGTGACGATAAACTTAAGCAAACGCCAATCATCGAACACCAACTCAAACGGCCAGAAGATTGTGCAAAACTTGCTGAGCCCAAACTGCATTCCCAAGCGCCGATTGTCGAGGCTGATACCTACAGCAATGTCGGCATGATAGTGGCGCTTAGCGATGTGCACGGGCAGTTCGATGTGATGATTAATCTGCTCAAGGCCCACAGGGTTATCGATGCCAACAATCGTTGGGCCTTTGGCGACGGCCATATGGTGATGACAGGCGATATGTTCGACCGAGGCCATCAAGTTAATGAAGTACTTTGGTTTTTATACGAATTAGACAAGCAAGCCGAGGCAGCAGGCGGCAAATTACATCTTCTAATGGGCAACCATGAACAGATGGTGTTTCGGGGTGACGTACGCTATGTCAACGATCGTTACCAAACCTCGGCCAATCTACTTAACCGTAGCTACGACGCTCTTTACAATAAAGGCACCGAAATCGGCCGCTGGCTAAGAACTAAAAATACCTTGGTCAAAATCAACAATCTGCTGTTTATGCACGGCGGTATCAGCCCTGAATGGCTTGAGCGAAAACTCGATATCAGCACGGCTAACCAGTTGTTTCGCGAGCATCTAGATGACAGTAAAGAGGAGCTAAAGCAAAATGAATTGCTCAACTTCCTGTTTTTCAAAAATGGCCCAACTTGGTATCGAGGCTATTTTAAAGATGAGTTAAAGGATAATGAGGTCGATAACATCCTGAATTACTTCAATGTGGAACATATTGTAGTCGGCCATACCTCACAGGAACGAGTTCTGGGTCTATTTAACAATAAAATCATTGCGATCGACAGCAGCATTAAGGATGGCAAGTCTGGGGAATTACTGCTGATAAAGGGCAAATCCTTCAGCCGCGGTTTATATCAAGGCGAGCAGCGAACACTCTAA